The following nucleotide sequence is from Aedes aegypti strain LVP_AGWG chromosome 3, AaegL5.0 Primary Assembly, whole genome shotgun sequence.
TGTATTGCTACTGGAACTCCTGGAGAGAATAAAAACTCGTCCTTAGGAGatattttcgaaagaatctttgaaattcccaAAGCAATTCCTAGGGGAAatgccgttggaattgcttaatgaaatttccggaggaattgctggacgaaatcctcgaaagaattgctgttgaaaatcttggaaaattcccagcgaaattcctggaggaaaactccggatgaattctctgaaaccatccccgaaggaatcccaataagaaatccccggaggagttcttgggggaaaaccccggagaaattcatggaaaaaatcctcagaggaaatCTTGGAAATCACTGAGGAGTTTTAGGGGGATAAACGATTCTCCGGAAAAATAAGCTGATGATCCGTATGAATTTCTAGGAACTAGAGACGGTGATTGTTTCAGCGAGAAAAATCCGAACTAGTAAACAAACATGTGTCAAATCAGCTTTGGAAGAGCTTGAATCCGACCAAAAATGGATCCGGCAGTTActctgttgaaaaaaaaaaagaccaaaTAGTGTTTGCAACACCGGTGCAAGCTCCAATTTTTAACATGGTCCAACAATTTTGGATAAACCGATgatttggaccaccggtgaagtctTCATTTTCATCAGTTGTTAACAGCTCGGTAATGTTGAGAGAACAAATAATAACTGATTTAAAACAATTACATGCATATTAGTAAAAAATGAATTGCCGACTTCTCTGTGAACCAAGTGCCTACCGAAATTGGGTGTTGAAAATCAGCGAATTCTCGGAAATCAgtttttcttctcttcttcttggcataacgtcttcactgggacagagcctgcttctcagcttggtgttcttctcagcacttccacagttattaactgagagctttcttttccaaagttgtcattttcacattcgtatatcgtgtggcaggtacgattatactctatgcccagggaagtcaaggaaattttcattacgaaaagatcctggaccgaccgggaatcgaacctagacaccttcaccatggctttgctatgtagccgcggactctaaccactcagttttttttaatcagtTTTTCTAAAGTCAGTGAAAAGTAAGGGGTCATTCTATATTTTGTTTATCAGATCTCAACCTAAAGCATATAGATAATAAACATTGCCTGTtctgttcttctttcagcacgaGCTTCCCCGTACCTTGAAACTGTCCGGCCATGTCGGGTTCGACAGCATGCCGGACCAGTTGGTCAGCAAGAGCGTCCAGAATGGGTTCGTGTTCAACATCCTTTGCATCGGGGAAACTGGTCTCGGTAAGTCCACGCTGATGGATTCGTTGTTCAACACGAACTTCGAATCCCAACCGAGTCCGCACTCGTTGCCGAACGTAAAGTTGAAGGCCCATACGTACGAGCTGCAGGAGAGCATGGTTAGATTGAAGGTAATTACGGGGTTGATATTGATTTTTATTGGAAGTGATGAGTGACGAATTGAACTTTTGTCTTTCTCAGTTGACGATATGTGACACTGTCGGCTACGGAGATCAGATCAACAAGGATGattcattcaaatccgttgttGATTATATCGACCAGCAGTTCGAAACGTTTCTACAGGAGGAGCTTAAAATAAAGCGGTCTTTGTCTTCGTACCATGACAGCCGTACGCACATTTGTCTGTATTTCATCTGTCCTACGGGACATGGTTTGAAATCCTTGGATCTGGTTTGCATGAAAAAATTGGATTCGAAAGTCAATATCATTCCGATTATTGCTAAAGCTGACACCATCTCCAAGACGGAGCTGTCGAAGTTCAAAGCTAAAATAAACGACGAGTTGAGGAATAATGGAGTTCAGATCTACCATTTCCCTACGGACGATGAATCAGTTGCGGAAATCAACGCAACCATGAACTCGCACATTCCGTTCGCTGTGGTGGGCAGTACCGACTTTGTCCGTGTTGGCAACAAAACGGTCCGAGCTCGGCAGTATCCTTGGGGTACGGTTCAAGTAGAGAACGAAGCTCATTGTGACTTTGTCAAGCTGCGGGAAATGCTCATCCGAACCAACATGGAGGATATGCGCGAGAAGACACACACCAAGCACTACGAACTCTATCGTCAGAAACGTCTCGAGCAAATG
It contains:
- the LOC5565224 gene encoding septin-2, whose product is MAAADVDVQKHELPRTLKLSGHVGFDSMPDQLVSKSVQNGFVFNILCIGETGLGKSTLMDSLFNTNFESQPSPHSLPNVKLKAHTYELQESMVRLKLTICDTVGYGDQINKDDSFKSVVDYIDQQFETFLQEELKIKRSLSSYHDSRTHICLYFICPTGHGLKSLDLVCMKKLDSKVNIIPIIAKADTISKTELSKFKAKINDELRNNGVQIYHFPTDDESVAEINATMNSHIPFAVVGSTDFVRVGNKTVRARQYPWGTVQVENEAHCDFVKLREMLIRTNMEDMREKTHTKHYELYRQKRLEQMGFTDVDSDNKPVSFQQTFEAKRSNHLAELQAKEDEVRQMFVVRVKEKEAELKESEKELHAKFDKLKKDHAEEKRKLEESRKKLEEEFVEFNRRKSQMAASHHTLTLGKSKKK